From a region of the Sulfitobacter sp. S190 genome:
- a CDS encoding pyridoxal phosphate-dependent aminotransferase, which yields MELAGGRVVIAPLDAENGFALNADLIAPHITSRTKAIAIVNPCNPTGRVYSRAELEGLAQLAVAHDLMVFSDEVYEEITYDGARHISIAALPGMRTRTITMSAFTKAYAMDGWRLGYLAADAGLMGPLMKMTTSEVTHVNTFIQAGALAAVTGPSGVLAEMVDRDRARRDLVVTRLNQMPGVTCAPVEGTIYAFPDIRATGLSAQNCADRLLNETGVVVEAGSFYGTAGEGHLRVCFGCAELDVLTDAMDRMQRFFNSL from the coding sequence GTGGAACTGGCGGGGGGCCGCGTCGTTATCGCGCCGCTCGATGCGGAAAACGGTTTCGCGCTGAATGCGGATCTCATTGCACCGCATATCACTTCGCGCACCAAGGCGATTGCGATTGTTAATCCCTGCAACCCGACGGGTCGTGTCTATTCCCGTGCCGAGCTTGAAGGCTTGGCGCAGCTGGCCGTGGCACACGATCTGATGGTGTTTTCAGACGAGGTGTACGAAGAAATCACCTATGACGGCGCGCGCCATATTTCCATCGCGGCCCTGCCCGGCATGCGCACGCGGACAATCACGATGAGCGCCTTTACCAAAGCCTACGCGATGGACGGCTGGCGGCTTGGCTATCTGGCGGCCGATGCGGGCCTCATGGGTCCGTTGATGAAAATGACCACCAGCGAAGTCACCCATGTGAACACATTCATTCAGGCCGGAGCCTTGGCGGCGGTAACGGGTCCTTCAGGTGTTCTGGCCGAGATGGTGGACCGCGACCGGGCCCGCCGCGATCTGGTCGTGACCCGCCTGAACCAGATGCCCGGGGTCACCTGCGCTCCTGTCGAAGGCACGATTTATGCGTTTCCCGACATCCGCGCCACGGGCCTGTCGGCGCAAAACTGCGCGGACAGATTGCTGAATGAAACGGGTGTGGTGGTCGAAGCGGGCAGTTTCTACGGCACAGCTGGCGAGGGGCATTTGCGGGTCTGTTTCGGCTGTGCGGAGCTTGACGTGCTCACAGACGCGATGGACAGGATGCAGCGGTTCTTCAACAGTCTCTAA
- a CDS encoding SDR family NAD(P)-dependent oxidoreductase has translation MHATFHDLKDKTVFITGGGSGIGAALTDGFLAQGARVGFVGRSDATAFCDEMEAKHGTRPHFVECDITDTAALKAAIVEIADTLGPIQIAVNNAANDQRHETLSVDEEFWDWSQAINLKAYFFGCQAAIESMQKAGGGVIVNFSSISYMMGNEGYPAYTTANGGITAMTRSLAREFGRDNIRVNALAPGWVMTDKQKEMWVTPEALDGMLDRQCLKRPIEPEDIVGATLFLASDASRMMTGQLMVVDGGVVTTG, from the coding sequence ATGCACGCGACATTCCATGACTTGAAAGACAAGACCGTCTTTATCACCGGCGGAGGGTCGGGCATCGGCGCGGCGCTGACGGATGGCTTTCTGGCGCAAGGTGCGCGGGTCGGCTTTGTCGGACGCAGCGATGCAACCGCCTTTTGCGATGAGATGGAGGCCAAGCACGGCACCCGGCCCCATTTCGTGGAGTGCGACATCACCGACACCGCCGCGCTCAAAGCCGCAATAGTTGAAATCGCCGACACGTTGGGGCCGATACAGATCGCCGTAAACAATGCCGCGAACGATCAGCGCCACGAAACGCTTTCGGTTGACGAAGAATTCTGGGACTGGTCGCAGGCGATCAATCTGAAGGCGTATTTCTTCGGGTGCCAAGCCGCCATCGAGAGCATGCAAAAAGCGGGCGGCGGCGTGATCGTGAACTTTTCCTCGATCAGCTACATGATGGGGAACGAAGGCTATCCGGCCTACACCACGGCCAACGGCGGGATCACCGCAATGACCCGCAGTCTGGCCCGAGAATTTGGCCGCGACAACATTCGCGTCAACGCCTTGGCGCCGGGATGGGTGATGACGGACAAGCAAAAGGAAATGTGGGTCACACCCGAAGCGCTTGACGGGATGCTGGATCGGCAATGCCTCAAGCGCCCGATTGAGCCAGAAGATATCGTGGGTGCCACCCTGTTTCTGGCATCTGACGCAAGCCGCATGATGACCGGCCAGTTAATGGTCGTCGACGGCGGCGTCGTGACCACCGGATAG
- a CDS encoding 2-dehydro-3-deoxygalactonokinase: MTRFRPPLSSADGMGTLARDGFEPALLRLVGDHLQDGSVTPVICCGMVGARQGWIEAAYQTVSVLATTGGAVRVAGV, encoded by the coding sequence GTGACGCGGTTCAGGCCGCCCCTTTCATCCGCCGATGGCATGGGCACATTGGCCCGCGATGGGTTCGAGCCCGCGCTGCTGCGTCTGGTTGGGGACCACCTGCAAGACGGCTCGGTAACACCCGTCATCTGCTGCGGCATGGTTGGCGCACGGCAGGGCTGGATCGAAGCGGCTTACCAAACGGTTTCCGTCCTCGCCACCACAGGCGGCGCAGTCCGTGTCGCCGGTGTGTGA
- a CDS encoding beta-galactosidase has translation MNLKRTLGTCYYPEHWDRAIWEDDARRMAEAGLTWVRIGEFAWTRLEPAEGDYHLGWLDDAIAVLGSAGLKVVLGTPTATPPRWIMDKHPDMIALDELGRPRRFGSRRHYCFSHEGYKAECARIVSKLAERYGDNPHIAAWQTDNEYGCHDTTLSYSDAAGTAFQSWLRTRYPGAGNGGDINALNDAWGNVFWSMDYDDFDQIGLPNLTVTEPNPAHSLAFRRFTSDQVVAFNRVQVDIIRRHSDAPITHNYMGRITDFDHFDVGNDLDFASWDSYPLGFLEDRSGFDDAHKKRFARQGDPDFGAFHHDLYRAVGKGRWWVMEQQPGPVNWAPYNPAPLPGMVRLWSWEAFAHGAEAVCYFRWRQAPFAQEQMHAGLLRPDSADAPGMAEAQQVAQELGKAPDVQPVQAPVALMFDYAADYYWAVQPHGDGLSYFGLVFDTYRALRAMGLSVDIVPASTRDFSGYTMILAPGVMHMEDDLKQAFARADATVLVGPRTGARDADMCTPVPMPPAWPDFDATVTYVQSIRPDSPVALPEGGHFIRYLEHIETGETVVEATQDGAPALVQKGRFHYLAGWPDQDAARRILGELATSAGLSVMDLPDGVRCRDTGTERFWFNFDTQSHTVAGRTLAPVSVLRETL, from the coding sequence ATGAACCTCAAGCGAACTCTGGGCACCTGCTATTATCCCGAACACTGGGACCGCGCCATCTGGGAAGACGATGCGCGGCGCATGGCCGAGGCGGGCCTGACATGGGTGCGGATCGGGGAATTCGCGTGGACGCGGCTCGAACCTGCGGAGGGGGACTATCACTTAGGCTGGCTCGACGATGCAATCGCGGTGCTGGGATCGGCAGGGTTGAAGGTGGTGCTGGGCACGCCCACGGCAACGCCGCCGCGCTGGATTATGGACAAACATCCCGACATGATCGCGCTTGACGAGCTTGGCCGCCCGCGGCGTTTCGGATCACGCCGGCACTACTGTTTCAGCCATGAAGGGTACAAGGCGGAATGCGCAAGGATCGTCTCGAAGCTGGCCGAGCGGTATGGCGATAACCCGCATATCGCGGCGTGGCAGACCGACAATGAATACGGCTGCCACGATACAACCCTTTCCTACTCCGACGCTGCGGGCACCGCGTTCCAAAGCTGGCTGCGCACCCGCTATCCCGGTGCGGGCAATGGCGGGGATATCAACGCGCTGAACGATGCGTGGGGCAACGTATTCTGGTCGATGGACTACGATGACTTTGACCAGATCGGATTGCCCAACCTGACCGTGACAGAGCCTAACCCGGCCCATTCGCTCGCTTTTCGCCGCTTCACATCGGACCAGGTGGTTGCGTTCAATCGGGTGCAGGTCGACATCATCCGGCGCCATTCCGATGCGCCGATCACCCACAACTACATGGGGCGGATCACGGATTTCGATCATTTCGATGTCGGCAATGATCTCGATTTCGCCAGTTGGGACAGCTATCCGCTCGGCTTTCTCGAAGACCGCTCGGGATTTGACGATGCCCATAAGAAGCGGTTTGCCCGGCAGGGCGACCCGGATTTCGGTGCGTTTCACCACGACCTTTACCGCGCGGTCGGCAAAGGCCGCTGGTGGGTGATGGAGCAGCAGCCCGGCCCCGTGAACTGGGCCCCGTACAACCCCGCGCCGCTGCCCGGTATGGTGCGCTTGTGGTCGTGGGAAGCGTTTGCACACGGCGCCGAAGCGGTGTGCTATTTCCGCTGGCGGCAAGCGCCTTTTGCGCAGGAACAGATGCACGCGGGTCTTCTGCGCCCCGATAGCGCCGACGCGCCCGGCATGGCGGAGGCGCAGCAGGTCGCACAAGAGCTTGGCAAAGCGCCGGACGTGCAGCCGGTGCAGGCTCCGGTGGCGTTGATGTTTGACTATGCCGCTGATTATTACTGGGCGGTGCAGCCGCACGGTGACGGGCTGAGTTATTTCGGGCTCGTCTTCGACACCTACCGCGCGCTGCGCGCAATGGGATTGTCGGTGGATATCGTACCGGCCAGCACGCGCGACTTTTCGGGCTACACCATGATCCTCGCCCCCGGTGTGATGCACATGGAAGATGATCTGAAGCAGGCCTTCGCGCGGGCCGATGCGACGGTTCTCGTCGGCCCTCGTACCGGCGCACGGGATGCCGACATGTGCACCCCCGTTCCGATGCCACCCGCCTGGCCGGATTTCGACGCGACCGTGACCTATGTGCAATCGATCCGCCCCGACAGCCCCGTTGCCCTGCCGGAGGGGGGCCATTTCATCCGGTATCTGGAGCATATCGAGACGGGCGAAACCGTCGTCGAGGCGACACAAGACGGCGCGCCCGCATTGGTACAAAAGGGCCGTTTCCACTATTTGGCGGGCTGGCCCGATCAGGATGCCGCGCGGCGGATATTGGGAGAGTTGGCCACGTCGGCAGGTCTTTCGGTCATGGATCTGCCCGATGGTGTACGGTGCCGCGACACAGGAACAGAACGGTTCTGGTTTAACTTCGACACGCAATCGCACACTGTGGCAGGACGAACGCTCGCACCGGTTTCAGTGCTGCGCGAGACACTGTAG
- a CDS encoding carbohydrate ABC transporter permease: protein MFPTPIEKTSSTSQMVYRVALPIVLILWLLPLIAVAVTSIRSAGDITAGNYWGWPSSFNFVENYTAIFQNTPIGKYILNSFKVTIPTVIGAVALSCMTGFALGVYKFKGNLLLFFMFVAGNFIPFQILMVPVRDLTLDLGMYNTVQGLALFHIAFQTGFCTLFMRNFIKALPSELIEAARVEGVSEIQIFWHVVLPLMKPAIAALSVLIFTFIWNDYFWATVLTQGADTQPITAGLYSLNGQWVAQWHLVSAGSIVAALPPVLMFFAMQRHFIAGLTLGAVK, encoded by the coding sequence ATGTTTCCAACACCTATTGAAAAGACATCCTCGACCTCGCAAATGGTCTACCGCGTGGCGCTGCCGATCGTTCTGATCCTCTGGCTGCTGCCGCTGATCGCGGTCGCCGTCACCTCGATCCGGTCCGCAGGCGATATCACGGCAGGCAACTACTGGGGCTGGCCGTCGTCCTTCAACTTCGTCGAAAACTACACGGCGATCTTCCAGAACACGCCGATCGGCAAATACATCCTCAACTCGTTCAAGGTGACAATCCCGACGGTGATCGGCGCGGTCGCGCTGTCGTGCATGACGGGCTTTGCGCTGGGTGTGTATAAGTTCAAAGGCAATCTGCTTTTGTTTTTCATGTTCGTGGCGGGCAACTTCATTCCGTTCCAGATCCTGATGGTGCCGGTGCGCGATCTGACGCTGGATCTGGGCATGTACAACACCGTCCAGGGTCTGGCCTTGTTCCATATCGCGTTTCAGACCGGTTTCTGCACGCTCTTCATGCGCAACTTTATCAAGGCTTTGCCAAGCGAGCTGATCGAGGCGGCAAGGGTCGAAGGCGTGTCCGAAATCCAGATCTTCTGGCACGTGGTGCTGCCGCTGATGAAACCCGCGATTGCCGCGTTGTCGGTGCTTATCTTTACCTTCATCTGGAATGACTATTTCTGGGCCACGGTGCTGACGCAGGGGGCCGATACACAACCGATCACCGCCGGGCTTTATTCGTTGAACGGGCAATGGGTCGCGCAGTGGCATCTGGTATCTGCGGGATCGATCGTGGCGGCGCTACCGCCGGTGCTGATGTTCTTTGCGATGCAGCGCCACTTTATCGCGGGCCTGACCCTGGGTGCTGTAAAATGA
- a CDS encoding 2-dehydro-3-deoxygalactonokinase, with protein MALVGNGTLSQRYSEALAAQGVTAQTTDAEEMTFAAVWRAAFIPCPKEPEP; from the coding sequence GTGGCGCTCGTGGGCAACGGCACGCTCTCGCAGCGCTACAGCGAGGCGCTCGCGGCGCAGGGCGTCACAGCACAGACAACCGACGCCGAAGAGATGACGTTTGCCGCGGTTTGGCGCGCGGCCTTCATTCCCTGTCCGAAGGAGCCTGAACCATGA
- a CDS encoding SMP-30/gluconolactonase/LRE family protein codes for MTATVFDETRCLLGEGPLWHPERGALFWFDILNRRLYGEGRVHQFDEYVSAAGWVDTDTLLVASQTQLFTFNLETGEDTFVAPLEADNLVTRSNDGRADPAGGFWIGTMGINAERKAGSIYRYYKGTVERLFDRITISNAISFAPDGTTAYFTDTATRHVMRVALDDEGWPASDPVLHLDLRGEDLNPDGAVVDADGCLWIAQWGAGRVARYDADGAFLGAVSVGGQQASCPAFGGPDLKTLFVTTAADGLDGAGDGKTYHCAVNVTGQREHRVIL; via the coding sequence ATGACCGCCACTGTTTTCGACGAGACGCGGTGCCTTTTGGGCGAGGGGCCGCTTTGGCATCCTGAACGGGGCGCTCTGTTCTGGTTCGATATCCTGAACCGCCGCCTTTACGGCGAAGGGCGGGTCCATCAATTTGACGAATACGTATCGGCCGCGGGGTGGGTCGACACCGACACGCTGCTGGTTGCCTCGCAGACGCAGCTCTTTACCTTCAATCTCGAGACAGGCGAAGACACGTTCGTCGCCCCGCTCGAAGCGGACAATTTGGTCACGCGGTCCAATGACGGGCGGGCCGATCCCGCGGGCGGCTTCTGGATCGGGACGATGGGCATCAACGCCGAGCGCAAGGCGGGTAGCATATACCGGTACTACAAAGGCACTGTCGAGCGGTTGTTCGACAGGATCACGATCAGCAATGCCATTTCCTTCGCGCCGGACGGGACCACCGCTTACTTCACCGATACGGCCACGCGCCACGTGATGCGCGTGGCGCTTGACGATGAGGGCTGGCCTGCTTCGGACCCGGTCTTGCATCTTGATCTGCGGGGCGAGGATCTGAACCCCGACGGCGCTGTTGTCGACGCAGACGGTTGTTTGTGGATTGCCCAATGGGGGGCAGGGCGCGTGGCGCGATACGATGCGGACGGTGCTTTTCTGGGCGCTGTTAGCGTGGGCGGCCAGCAGGCCAGTTGCCCCGCTTTTGGCGGTCCTGATCTCAAAACCCTTTTCGTCACCACCGCTGCCGATGGGCTGGATGGTGCAGGAGACGGGAAAACATATCACTGCGCGGTCAATGTGACGGGACAGCGCGAACACCGGGTAATTCTATGA
- a CDS encoding carbohydrate ABC transporter permease, translating to MTTAALPDRKPPVKKSYWRRNQQRLAPWLFLAPGIFMFIVYVIMPIFQSISISFYEWDGLGEATYVGTSNYVELMDDEDFYVSLKNNVIWLVLYMLALPAGLFVALFLNQTVRGIRIYKSLFFFPFVISQVVVGLVFSWFYDPSFGLFNIVIGWFGADPIAVLADERYVTYGIIAAGLWPQTAYCMILYLTGLNAVDPEQIEAARLDNAKGLKMLWYVVLPQLKPATFIAVVVTVIGALRSFDLISIMTDGGPYGTSRVLAFYMYEQAFSEYGFRMGYGAAIAVVLFAIMMVYIAGFLFKMYRDERGS from the coding sequence ATGACGACAGCTGCCCTTCCCGACCGCAAACCACCCGTCAAGAAATCCTACTGGCGCCGCAATCAGCAACGGCTTGCGCCGTGGTTGTTTCTGGCGCCGGGCATTTTCATGTTCATCGTCTATGTCATCATGCCGATCTTCCAGTCGATCAGCATCTCGTTCTACGAATGGGACGGACTGGGAGAGGCGACATACGTCGGCACCTCCAACTATGTCGAATTGATGGATGACGAAGATTTCTACGTCTCGCTCAAGAACAACGTCATCTGGCTTGTGCTGTATATGCTGGCGCTTCCGGCGGGTCTGTTCGTCGCTCTGTTTCTGAATCAGACGGTCCGGGGCATCCGCATCTACAAGTCGCTTTTCTTCTTTCCCTTCGTGATCAGCCAGGTCGTTGTCGGCCTCGTGTTCTCGTGGTTCTATGATCCCAGCTTTGGCCTGTTCAATATTGTCATCGGCTGGTTTGGCGCCGATCCCATCGCGGTGCTGGCGGACGAACGATACGTGACCTACGGCATCATCGCGGCGGGGCTCTGGCCCCAGACGGCCTATTGCATGATCCTGTATCTGACCGGCCTGAACGCCGTTGACCCCGAACAGATCGAGGCGGCACGGCTCGACAATGCAAAGGGGCTCAAGATGCTTTGGTATGTTGTGCTGCCACAGCTGAAACCCGCGACCTTCATTGCCGTGGTGGTGACTGTCATCGGGGCGCTGCGGTCGTTCGACCTCATCTCGATCATGACCGATGGCGGCCCCTATGGCACCAGCCGCGTGCTCGCGTTCTACATGTACGAACAGGCGTTTTCGGAATACGGGTTCCGCATGGGATACGGTGCCGCCATTGCGGTCGTGCTGTTTGCCATCATGATGGTTTATATCGCCGGGTTCCTGTTCAAAATGTACCGAGACGAGCGGGGGTCCTGA
- a CDS encoding aminotransferase class V-fold PLP-dependent enzyme, whose product MSDPAYFLYHSIGLYPGKDREMARALGDFATVWGACDDAQWPKMLGARQTFIDLWCDLIDAPAGTLTSADNVTAALYSVIGGMADRLSGRTVLIAADCFPSLHFLLNGLADRIGFTLRTVPLREGGYWVEDDDMIAAWGPDVALAILTFVTSTASHRPDLDRLLAHGREMGSLVGIDLTQGIGIVPFSVVDTPVDFAISTTLKWLCGTPGAGIIQMRPELIAASAPELRGWFSQDNPFSWDLEAFDYAPDARRFDHGTPSVMACVGSVPALRWHAAQSGLQAHNRALTDTIIEWANARGVTLASPASRNRRGGSVMLHLPSSVDPAQVVDSLRDANIFADARGPILRLSPGAVTRMQHVTRLCDALDTLV is encoded by the coding sequence ATGTCAGACCCCGCTTATTTCCTGTATCACTCCATCGGGCTCTATCCCGGCAAAGACCGCGAAATGGCGCGGGCTTTGGGTGACTTCGCAACTGTCTGGGGCGCATGCGATGACGCGCAGTGGCCGAAAATGCTCGGCGCGCGGCAGACGTTCATCGACCTGTGGTGTGATCTAATCGACGCCCCCGCGGGGACGCTGACCTCTGCAGACAACGTAACTGCGGCGCTTTATTCCGTTATTGGCGGGATGGCCGACCGCTTGTCCGGCAGGACCGTTCTGATTGCTGCCGATTGTTTTCCGTCGCTGCATTTTCTGCTGAACGGGCTTGCCGACCGTATCGGATTTACACTCAGGACCGTGCCGCTTCGCGAAGGGGGCTACTGGGTCGAAGATGACGACATGATCGCGGCGTGGGGGCCGGATGTCGCGCTCGCCATCCTGACGTTCGTGACCTCCACAGCATCGCACAGGCCGGATCTTGACCGCCTGCTCGCCCACGGTCGCGAGATGGGATCGCTCGTCGGTATTGATCTAACACAGGGCATCGGCATCGTCCCGTTTTCCGTGGTGGATACGCCCGTTGATTTCGCCATCTCGACGACGCTGAAATGGCTGTGTGGCACGCCCGGCGCGGGTATCATTCAGATGCGCCCCGAACTTATTGCTGCGTCTGCCCCGGAATTGCGGGGCTGGTTCAGTCAGGATAATCCGTTTTCGTGGGACCTGGAGGCGTTTGACTACGCGCCGGATGCGCGACGTTTCGACCACGGGACGCCCTCGGTCATGGCCTGTGTGGGATCCGTGCCCGCGCTCAGATGGCACGCGGCGCAGTCGGGGTTACAAGCCCACAACCGTGCATTGACCGACACGATCATCGAATGGGCTAACGCGCGCGGTGTGACTTTGGCATCCCCCGCATCGCGCAACCGGCGGGGTGGGTCGGTCATGTTGCATCTGCCGTCCTCTGTCGATCCTGCGCAGGTCGTAGACAGCTTGCGCGACGCGAATATTTTCGCGGATGCCCGCGGCCCGATCCTGCGGCTGTCGCCGGGCGCTGTCACTCGGATGCAGCATGTAACCCGGCTTTGTGATGCGTTGGATACGCTGGTTTAG